From a region of the Flavobacterium sediminilitoris genome:
- the gldC gene encoding gliding motility protein GldC, with protein MANSTSEIKFLVELDENRVPEKLTWTAQDGGVDHEEAKAMMVSLWDSKAQETLRIDLWTKDMPVDEMKLFFHQTLVAMSDTFQRATNDEKMSATMKDFCDYFAEKMELK; from the coding sequence ATGGCAAATAGTACATCTGAAATTAAATTCTTAGTAGAATTAGATGAAAATAGAGTTCCTGAAAAATTAACTTGGACAGCGCAAGATGGTGGTGTGGATCATGAAGAAGCAAAGGCAATGATGGTTTCTTTATGGGATTCAAAAGCACAAGAAACATTACGAATAGATCTTTGGACAAAAGATATGCCTGTTGATGAAATGAAATTGTTTTTTCATCAAACGCTTGTGGCAATGTCAGATACATTTCAGCGAGCAACAAACGATGAGAAAATGTCAGCTACAATGAAAGATTTTTGTGATTACTTCGCAGAAAAAATGGAGCTTAAATAA
- the rsmH gene encoding 16S rRNA (cytosine(1402)-N(4))-methyltransferase RsmH — MEYHNPVLLKETVDGLNIKPNGIYVDVTFGGGGHSKEIMSRLGEEGRLIAFDQDEDALNNALKDDRFLLINENFRNIKRFLRFHGIKKVDGILADLGVSSHQFDVAERGFSTRFDAELDMRMNQKGDISAFHVVNEYDEQDLKRVFLDYGELKNGGAMANVIVMARKDKQIKDSEHLKQVLARFLPGHKSNKILAQIYQAIRIEVNQEMEVLKEFLEQSLEILETGGRLSVISYHSLEDRLVKRFMKNGMFEGEPERDFFGNFEVPFKSIEKLIIPTAEEIAVNNRARSAKLRVAEKK, encoded by the coding sequence ATGGAATATCATAATCCGGTTTTGTTAAAGGAAACAGTGGATGGTTTAAATATTAAACCAAATGGCATTTATGTAGATGTTACGTTTGGTGGCGGTGGACATTCTAAAGAAATTATGTCTCGTTTAGGAGAAGAAGGAAGATTGATTGCTTTTGATCAAGATGAAGATGCTTTGAATAATGCTTTAAAAGATGATCGTTTCTTATTGATAAACGAAAATTTTAGAAACATAAAAAGATTTCTTCGTTTTCATGGAATAAAAAAAGTAGATGGAATTTTAGCAGATTTAGGCGTTTCGTCTCATCAATTTGATGTTGCAGAAAGAGGATTTTCTACTCGATTTGATGCTGAATTAGATATGAGGATGAACCAAAAAGGAGATATAAGTGCTTTTCATGTAGTAAATGAATATGATGAACAAGATTTGAAACGAGTTTTTCTAGATTATGGAGAACTTAAAAATGGAGGAGCTATGGCTAATGTAATTGTTATGGCTCGTAAGGATAAACAAATAAAAGATTCTGAACATTTAAAGCAAGTTTTGGCTCGTTTTTTACCAGGACACAAGAGTAATAAAATATTAGCACAAATATATCAGGCTATTAGAATAGAGGTAAATCAAGAAATGGAAGTTTTAAAAGAATTTTTAGAACAATCATTAGAAATACTAGAAACAGGAGGAAGATTAAGTGTTATCTCATATCATTCTTTAGAAGATAGATTGGTAAAAAGATTTATGAAAAACGGAATGTTTGAAGGAGAGCCAGAACGTGACTTCTTTGGGAATTTTGAAGTGCCATTTAAAAGTATTGAAAAACTAATTATCCCAACAGCAGAAGAAATAGCAGTAAATAATAGAGCAAGAAGTGCAAAACTAAGAGTAGCAGAGAAAAAATGA
- a CDS encoding DUF3829 domain-containing protein, translating to MKKIILSALLFSTLLACKNDSTSPSGNLFETTNEADTNESANKVISYYNAFIEYDSSTSKKIDNLLNNDYSKFEKMVTTKQKSNTILTWIAFTGLKTSTTVGYGTNQVDLMKPEFYLDDALAAKIKPLILEMSESFTATKNTYEEFKKYFVNEDYKDDNWEKASQFLSDIDKNTVAFYKNRDEFLKIIDDNVSSAEEKILENHPIKDAILHTKKTLKIVDEMIVQVAEETTPIEVIEKAYSTLEERVKTSKEINQEKLKEQNKLDSFTDFYNEIETMLGSIRKAKRDGAISDNDYRDINYKYSNVISNYNRFVK from the coding sequence ATGAAAAAAATCATCCTAAGTGCTTTGCTATTTAGCACGCTATTGGCATGTAAAAACGATTCTACCTCTCCAAGCGGAAACCTGTTTGAAACTACGAATGAAGCAGATACAAACGAAAGTGCTAATAAAGTAATTAGCTATTACAATGCTTTTATTGAGTACGATTCTAGCACTTCTAAAAAGATCGATAATCTTTTAAATAATGACTACAGCAAGTTTGAAAAAATGGTTACAACCAAACAAAAATCGAACACCATATTAACTTGGATTGCGTTCACTGGCTTAAAAACATCAACAACTGTAGGATATGGAACAAACCAAGTGGATCTTATGAAACCCGAATTTTATTTAGATGATGCTCTTGCTGCTAAAATAAAACCCTTAATCTTAGAAATGTCTGAATCGTTTACAGCAACAAAAAACACTTACGAAGAGTTTAAAAAATATTTCGTTAATGAAGACTACAAAGACGACAATTGGGAAAAAGCAAGCCAATTTTTAAGCGATATAGACAAAAATACTGTAGCCTTTTATAAAAATAGAGATGAATTTCTTAAAATAATTGATGACAATGTTTCAAGTGCTGAAGAAAAGATTTTAGAAAATCATCCTATAAAAGATGCCATTTTACATACTAAAAAAACCTTAAAAATAGTAGACGAAATGATAGTTCAAGTAGCCGAAGAGACAACACCAATAGAGGTAATAGAAAAAGCATATTCTACATTAGAAGAAAGAGTAAAAACGAGCAAAGAAATAAATCAAGAGAAGTTAAAAGAACAAAACAAACTAGATTCTTTTACCGATTTCTACAATGAAATCGAAACGATGCTTGGAAGCATTAGAAAAGCAAAAAGAGATGGAGCCATATCTGACAATGATTATAGAGACATTAATTACAAATACAGTAATGTAATTTCAAATTATAATCGATTTGTTAAATAA
- the nadE gene encoding NAD(+) synthase, translating into MTNSNSFNAEKINQHIVKWLLDYATNAKVKGFVVGISGGIDSALTSTLCAQTGLPTLCVEMPIHQAESHVNRANEHINQLKSRFSNVTNERADLTPVFETFKHQVTSSENEAVLNLSLANVRARLRMTTLYYFAGIHGLLVTGTGNKIEDFGVGFFTKYGDGGVDLSPIADLMKSEVRLLAKYLHVPESILKAKPTDGLFGDDRSDEDQIGANYEELEWAMLESEKGKTEDDFSGRQATVFSIYTRLNTINQHKMIPIPVCIIPKILKQI; encoded by the coding sequence ATGACAAATTCAAATAGTTTCAATGCAGAAAAAATCAATCAACATATTGTAAAATGGTTACTCGATTACGCAACCAATGCAAAAGTGAAAGGTTTTGTTGTAGGAATATCTGGAGGAATTGATAGTGCATTAACATCTACACTATGTGCTCAAACTGGTTTACCAACACTTTGTGTAGAAATGCCAATTCATCAGGCTGAAAGCCATGTAAATAGAGCAAATGAGCATATTAATCAATTAAAAAGTCGCTTTTCAAACGTTACTAATGAGCGTGCTGATTTGACTCCTGTTTTTGAAACTTTTAAACATCAAGTTACTTCTTCCGAAAACGAAGCTGTTTTAAACTTATCTTTAGCCAATGTAAGAGCACGATTAAGAATGACTACATTATATTATTTTGCTGGAATTCATGGTTTATTGGTTACTGGAACAGGTAATAAAATCGAAGATTTTGGTGTTGGTTTTTTTACCAAATATGGTGATGGTGGTGTTGATTTAAGTCCAATTGCTGATTTAATGAAAAGCGAAGTTAGATTGTTAGCAAAATATTTACACGTTCCTGAAAGCATTCTAAAAGCAAAACCTACAGATGGATTGTTTGGCGATGACAGAAGCGATGAGGATCAAATAGGTGCTAATTATGAAGAATTAGAATGGGCAATGTTAGAATCTGAAAAAGGGAAGACAGAAGATGATTTTTCTGGCAGACAAGCTACTGTTTTTAGCATCTACACTCGACTAAACACTATTAACCAACATAAAATGATTCCTATTCCAGTATGTATAATTCCCAAAATTTTAAAGCAGATTTAA
- the gldB gene encoding gliding motility lipoprotein GldB produces MKKFFIFSFFILLFSCKEEDKTEEKVAEIPVKFNIERFDKLFYESKPSDLESIKNQYPFLFPSGNHDTVWTNKLSDPLLQKLYGEVINKYSETNKLEDELSDFFKRVQYYFPKYNTPRVITLISEVDREAKAIYADSIALISLDCYLGKDHPFYSDFPDYQRITFEENQILPDLVSSFCYGKIASPKDRNFLSLIIYHGKELYMKDKLIPNVSEANKIAYTEQQLAWCKENEYQIWSYFIDNKLLYDSNVKNEFRFINEAPFSKFYQDIDAESPGRVGQWIGWQIVRSYMENNDISLGELLVIDAKTIFENSKYKPSK; encoded by the coding sequence ATGAAGAAGTTTTTCATTTTTTCATTTTTCATTCTATTATTCTCTTGTAAAGAAGAAGATAAAACGGAAGAAAAAGTAGCTGAAATTCCAGTAAAATTCAACATAGAGCGTTTTGATAAACTGTTTTATGAATCAAAGCCAAGTGATTTAGAGTCAATAAAAAATCAATATCCTTTTTTGTTTCCTAGTGGAAATCATGATACTGTTTGGACAAATAAGCTATCTGATCCATTACTCCAAAAATTGTATGGAGAAGTAATTAATAAATATTCTGAAACAAATAAGCTAGAAGATGAATTAAGTGATTTTTTTAAAAGAGTACAATATTATTTTCCAAAATACAATACACCTAGGGTAATTACATTAATAAGTGAAGTGGATAGAGAAGCAAAAGCAATTTATGCAGATTCAATTGCTTTAATTTCATTAGATTGTTATTTAGGGAAAGATCATCCTTTTTATTCAGATTTTCCAGATTATCAAAGAATTACTTTTGAAGAAAATCAAATATTACCTGATTTAGTTTCTAGTTTTTGTTATGGAAAAATAGCAAGCCCAAAGGATAGAAATTTCTTATCATTAATTATATATCATGGTAAGGAATTGTATATGAAAGATAAATTAATACCAAATGTTTCTGAAGCTAATAAAATAGCATATACAGAACAACAATTAGCTTGGTGTAAAGAAAATGAATATCAAATATGGAGTTATTTTATAGATAATAAATTACTATATGATTCAAATGTTAAAAATGAATTTAGATTTATAAACGAAGCCCCGTTTTCTAAATTTTATCAGGATATTGATGCGGAATCTCCAGGTAGAGTAGGACAATGGATTGGTTGGCAAATTGTTCGTAGTTATATGGAAAATAATGATATTTCGTTAGGCGAATTATTAGTAATAGATGCTAAAACAATTTTTGAAAATTCTAAATATAAACCTAGTAAATAA
- a CDS encoding penicillin-binding protein, translating to MAVKEKNSNYRMYLVAFTMFVMAVFIMIKLNNILWVEGDYYRKLAKERTVKNFTIPANKGNVYSSDGSLLATSIPEYTIRFDALSPTKENFNENIKALSDSLSIMFGKSTGHYQAELQKARANKNRYYLIARKLSYTDYMRIKSFPLFNKGAYKGGIIVEQKTVREHPIGLIAQRTIGYERSNSDGKGLEFAFRQYINGENGHRMMQKIAKSQWKPINDNNELEPQDGYDIISTIDVYIQDIAHHALLKQLEYYEADHGCVVVMETVTGEIKAISNLGRAKDGSYYETQNYAVAETQEPGSTFKIMDLIALLDDKKVDTSKVYDTRGGVIEFYKKKVRDSKKGGYGKISLARGFEVSSNTVVVQAVYDAYKDNPKQFVDRINSYGLNKPLGLQLIGEGKPIIPQPGTKSWSGTTLPWMAFGYNLAMTPLQTLTLYNAVANNGVMVKPLFVKEIKEWNKTIIKYDTEIINPKIASDEALSQVRAILENVVKRGTGAKLYSKDFSMAGKTGTAQVNYRDKSKLFYSSSFAGYFPATNPKYSCIVVVHKPNVSAGYYGVDVAGPVFKRIAQKIYTDSPPTNHIKDFDGKINITEKSYNAYYKQVQSNTSSVPNVEGMNGMDAVALLETLGVKVNVIGIGKVKNQSVKAGEKIKKNQIITLELS from the coding sequence ATGGCAGTAAAAGAGAAAAATAGTAACTACCGTATGTACTTAGTAGCTTTCACAATGTTTGTGATGGCTGTTTTTATTATGATAAAACTCAATAATATTCTATGGGTTGAAGGAGATTATTATAGAAAATTAGCAAAAGAAAGAACCGTTAAAAACTTCACAATTCCTGCAAATAAAGGAAATGTATATTCATCAGATGGAAGTTTATTAGCTACTTCAATTCCAGAATATACTATCCGATTCGATGCATTATCACCTACAAAGGAAAACTTTAATGAAAACATAAAAGCATTAAGTGATTCTTTATCTATTATGTTTGGGAAAAGTACAGGACATTACCAAGCAGAATTGCAAAAAGCTAGAGCTAATAAAAACAGATATTATTTAATAGCAAGAAAATTAAGTTATACAGATTATATGCGTATAAAAAGTTTTCCGCTATTTAATAAAGGAGCATATAAAGGAGGAATTATTGTAGAGCAAAAAACAGTGAGAGAACATCCTATAGGTCTTATTGCACAACGGACAATTGGTTATGAACGTTCAAATAGTGATGGAAAAGGATTAGAATTTGCATTCAGACAATATATAAATGGTGAAAACGGACATAGAATGATGCAGAAAATTGCAAAAAGTCAGTGGAAACCAATAAATGATAATAATGAATTAGAACCTCAAGATGGTTATGATATTATTTCAACAATAGACGTTTACATTCAAGATATTGCTCATCATGCATTGTTAAAACAATTAGAGTATTATGAAGCAGACCACGGATGTGTAGTGGTAATGGAAACAGTAACAGGTGAAATAAAAGCAATTTCAAATTTAGGAAGAGCAAAAGATGGCTCATATTATGAAACACAAAATTACGCTGTTGCTGAAACACAAGAACCAGGATCTACTTTCAAAATAATGGACTTAATAGCTTTGCTTGATGATAAAAAAGTAGATACAAGTAAGGTTTATGACACACGTGGAGGAGTAATTGAATTCTATAAAAAGAAAGTAAGAGATTCTAAAAAAGGAGGTTATGGAAAAATCTCATTAGCAAGAGGGTTTGAAGTTTCTTCAAATACAGTAGTTGTTCAGGCTGTTTATGATGCATATAAAGACAATCCAAAACAATTTGTGGATAGAATTAATAGTTACGGATTAAATAAACCACTAGGTTTACAACTTATAGGTGAAGGAAAGCCTATAATTCCACAACCAGGAACTAAAAGTTGGTCTGGAACAACATTACCTTGGATGGCATTTGGATATAACTTAGCTATGACGCCTTTACAAACTTTAACATTGTATAATGCAGTAGCAAATAACGGTGTAATGGTAAAACCACTTTTTGTAAAAGAAATTAAAGAGTGGAATAAAACAATAATAAAATATGACACTGAAATAATAAATCCAAAAATAGCATCAGATGAGGCTTTATCGCAAGTAAGAGCTATTTTGGAAAACGTAGTAAAAAGAGGAACAGGTGCAAAACTATATTCTAAAGATTTTTCAATGGCAGGAAAAACAGGAACAGCGCAAGTAAATTATCGAGATAAATCAAAATTATTTTATTCATCATCTTTCGCAGGATATTTTCCAGCTACAAATCCAAAATATTCTTGTATTGTAGTTGTTCATAAGCCAAATGTTTCTGCGGGTTATTATGGTGTTGACGTAGCAGGACCTGTTTTTAAAAGAATTGCACAAAAAATTTATACAGATTCTCCTCCAACAAATCATATAAAAGATTTTGATGGAAAAATAAATATAACAGAAAAAAGCTATAACGCTTATTATAAACAAGTACAATCTAATACTTCTTCTGTGCCAAATGTAGAAGGAATGAATGGAATGGATGCTGTAGCATTATTAGAAACATTGGGAGTAAAAGTAAATGTAATTGGTATTGGTAAAGTAAAGAATCAATCCGTTAAAGCAGGAGAAAAAATAAAAAAGAATCAAATAATAACACTAGAGTTATCATGA
- a CDS encoding alpha/beta fold hydrolase, whose amino-acid sequence MLKKEKKYTYFESGEGTPIIVLHGLMGGLSNFDAVATFFPEKGYKVVIPELPLYTQNILKTNVKAFSKFVKDFIIHKGFDKVILLGNSLGGHIALYHAKMYPELMKGLVITGSSGLYESGMGESYPKRGDYEYIKKKSEDVFYNPEIATKEIVDEVFATVNDRIKLLKTLTIAKSAIRHNMGNDLPKMKIPTCIIWGKNDKVTPPEVAEEFDKLLPNSELFWIDKCGHAAMMEHPDEFNRLLYHWLVKNNI is encoded by the coding sequence ATGCTAAAGAAAGAAAAGAAATACACCTATTTTGAATCTGGAGAAGGTACCCCAATAATAGTATTACATGGTTTAATGGGTGGCTTAAGCAACTTTGATGCTGTTGCTACTTTTTTTCCTGAAAAAGGGTACAAAGTTGTTATTCCTGAGCTACCATTATACACTCAAAATATACTGAAAACCAATGTGAAGGCTTTTTCTAAATTTGTAAAAGATTTTATTATCCATAAAGGATTTGATAAAGTAATTTTATTAGGAAACTCACTAGGTGGTCATATTGCTTTATATCATGCAAAAATGTATCCTGAATTAATGAAAGGGTTAGTTATCACAGGAAGCTCTGGTTTATACGAAAGCGGAATGGGCGAAAGCTATCCTAAACGTGGTGATTATGAATACATTAAAAAGAAAAGTGAAGATGTTTTTTACAATCCAGAAATAGCTACAAAAGAAATTGTAGATGAAGTTTTTGCGACTGTAAATGACCGAATTAAATTACTTAAAACGCTAACTATTGCAAAAAGCGCAATAAGACATAATATGGGTAATGATTTACCTAAAATGAAAATACCTACTTGTATAATTTGGGGGAAAAATGACAAAGTAACACCTCCCGAGGTTGCTGAAGAATTTGACAAATTACTCCCTAATTCTGAACTATTTTGGATTGATAAATGTGGTCATGCTGCTATGATGGAACATCCAGATGAGTTCAATAGATTATTATATCATTGGTTAGTTAAAAATAACATATAA
- a CDS encoding FtsL-like putative cell division protein → MKNSIYSLLKAKFLVSDDALKNWKFIVFLIFLAMIMIANNHRYDAKNYRITELTNKVKELRSEFVDRRSELMKLKMESTVAKKMEQRDIFPSNVPPTKIIVKTKKEEDKSFIDKLKIWQ, encoded by the coding sequence ATGAAAAATAGTATATACAGTTTATTAAAAGCAAAATTTCTTGTAAGTGATGATGCCTTAAAGAACTGGAAATTTATTGTTTTTCTAATTTTTTTAGCGATGATAATGATTGCAAATAATCATAGATATGATGCTAAAAATTATAGAATCACAGAGCTAACAAATAAAGTAAAAGAGCTTCGTTCGGAATTTGTAGATAGACGTTCGGAATTGATGAAATTGAAGATGGAATCTACTGTCGCAAAAAAAATGGAACAAAGAGATATTTTTCCATCTAATGTTCCACCTACAAAGATTATTGTAAAAACTAAAAAAGAAGAAGATAAAAGTTTTATAGATAAACTAAAAATATGGCAGTAA
- a CDS encoding UDP-N-acetylmuramoyl-L-alanyl-D-glutamate--2,6-diaminopimelate ligase: MKILKDILYKVRIEAVKGTTDIAVNKIEFDSRKIELNDVFVAIKGTISDGHDYIEKALSQGATAIICEDFPKVIVNGVTYIKVVSSNEALAFIAANYFENPSVKLKLVGITGTNGKTTIASLLFQLFKNAGYKVGLLSTVKIMVNEIEYKATHTTPDSLMINYYLNEMVEIGCEFCFMEVSSHGIHQKRTEGLQFQGGVFTNLSHDHLDYHKTFAEYRDVKKVFFDNLPKAAFAISNVDDKNGAIMFQNTKAKKITYALKSYADYKAQILENQFTGLLLKINNHEVWTKLIGSFNAYNLLAIFATAIELGLEEQEALRLISALESVSGRFQYIVSEQKITAIVDYAHTPDALENVLKTIDDIRTKNEQLITVVGCGGDRDKTKRPIMAQIASELSTKVIFTSDNPRTENPESIIEEMEKGVEPQNFKKTVSIVDRKQAIKTACQLANSNDIILIAGKGHETYQEINGVRHDFDDLKTVVELLEKLNK; the protein is encoded by the coding sequence ATGAAGATCTTAAAAGACATATTATATAAAGTAAGAATAGAAGCTGTAAAAGGAACAACAGATATTGCAGTTAATAAAATAGAATTCGACTCTAGAAAAATAGAGTTGAACGATGTTTTTGTGGCAATAAAAGGAACAATTTCAGACGGACATGATTATATAGAAAAGGCATTAAGTCAAGGAGCAACAGCTATAATTTGTGAAGATTTTCCTAAAGTGATAGTTAATGGTGTTACTTATATTAAAGTAGTCAGTTCAAATGAAGCTTTAGCATTTATAGCAGCAAATTATTTCGAAAACCCTTCTGTAAAATTAAAATTAGTAGGAATTACAGGAACAAACGGAAAAACCACAATAGCTTCTTTATTATTTCAATTATTTAAAAATGCAGGATATAAAGTAGGGTTACTTTCAACTGTGAAAATAATGGTTAATGAAATAGAATATAAAGCAACACATACAACTCCAGATTCGTTAATGATTAATTATTATTTAAACGAAATGGTTGAAATAGGTTGTGAATTTTGTTTTATGGAAGTGAGTTCACATGGTATTCATCAAAAAAGAACAGAAGGATTACAGTTTCAAGGTGGTGTTTTTACAAATCTATCTCACGATCATTTAGATTACCATAAAACATTTGCAGAATATAGAGATGTTAAAAAAGTTTTCTTTGATAATCTACCAAAAGCAGCTTTTGCTATTTCAAATGTAGATGATAAAAATGGAGCAATTATGTTCCAAAATACCAAAGCTAAAAAAATAACATACGCTTTAAAATCATATGCTGACTATAAAGCACAAATACTAGAAAATCAATTCACAGGATTATTATTAAAAATAAATAATCATGAAGTATGGACAAAACTAATAGGGTCTTTTAATGCGTATAACTTATTAGCAATATTTGCAACAGCAATAGAATTAGGACTTGAAGAACAAGAAGCATTACGATTAATCTCTGCATTAGAAAGTGTTTCAGGACGTTTTCAATATATCGTTTCCGAGCAAAAAATCACAGCTATTGTAGATTATGCTCACACACCAGATGCATTAGAAAATGTATTGAAAACAATAGATGATATTCGTACAAAAAACGAGCAGTTAATTACAGTTGTAGGTTGCGGAGGAGATAGAGACAAAACGAAAAGACCAATAATGGCACAAATTGCCTCTGAGCTAAGCACAAAAGTAATTTTTACTTCAGATAATCCAAGAACTGAAAATCCAGAATCGATTATTGAAGAAATGGAAAAAGGAGTAGAACCACAAAATTTTAAAAAAACGGTTTCAATTGTAGATCGAAAACAAGCAATTAAAACAGCTTGTCAATTAGCAAACTCTAACGACATTATATTAATTGCAGGAAAAGGACACGAAACATATCAAGAAATTAATGGTGTTCGTCATGATTTTGATGATTTAAAAACAGTTGTAGAGCTATTAGAAAAATTGAACAAATAA
- a CDS encoding response regulator transcription factor, translating into MIKICVADNHPVVIQGIKSYFSANAAIEIVATATKLDDLTTILQSKTVDVILLDIELDGISSIRDIKNLLKDFSESKIILFTSVSEKMYAPTAIKAGVSAYILKSNPLKDLENAIYKVNQGIVIFSDAVKRSIDLLNKGKKTDRLYKKLSTREVEVLRYLNDGKKNKEIAEILDLDEKTISTYKLRLLAKLNVTNLVDLLSKAKSLDII; encoded by the coding sequence ATGATAAAAATTTGTGTTGCTGATAACCATCCTGTTGTAATACAAGGAATTAAATCTTATTTCAGCGCTAATGCTGCTATAGAAATTGTTGCGACTGCGACTAAACTAGATGACCTCACTACTATTTTACAGTCCAAAACCGTTGATGTAATTTTATTAGATATTGAACTAGATGGAATATCAAGTATAAGGGATATTAAAAATCTTTTAAAAGATTTTTCTGAATCCAAAATTATTCTTTTCACTTCTGTTTCTGAAAAGATGTACGCGCCAACAGCTATTAAGGCTGGAGTTTCTGCTTATATTTTAAAATCTAATCCTTTAAAAGATTTAGAAAATGCTATCTATAAAGTAAATCAGGGTATTGTCATTTTTAGTGACGCTGTAAAAAGAAGTATTGATCTTTTAAATAAAGGAAAGAAGACAGATCGTCTTTATAAGAAATTATCAACAAGAGAAGTAGAAGTACTTCGTTATTTAAATGATGGTAAAAAGAATAAAGAAATTGCGGAAATTTTAGACTTAGATGAAAAAACGATTAGTACATATAAACTTCGTTTATTAGCGAAATTAAATGTTACTAATTTAGTTGACTTATTAAGTAAGGCTAAAAGTTTAGATATTATTTAA
- the yihA gene encoding ribosome biogenesis GTP-binding protein YihA/YsxC — MKITSAEFIISNSDVSKCPNEPLPEYAFIGRSNVGKSSLINMLTNHKNLAKTSGKPGKTQLINHFKINLNWFLVDLPGYGYARVSKKTKEVFQQFITDYFEKRQQLVCAFVLIDIRLEAQKIDLEFINYLGETEVPFCIIFTKADKIGKVKAQQNVAAYKKKVMANGWEEMPQHFITSSSEGIGRDELLAFIDQINSEFKKEPF, encoded by the coding sequence ATGAAAATAACAAGCGCTGAGTTCATAATTAGTAATTCTGATGTAAGTAAATGTCCTAACGAACCTTTACCGGAATATGCATTTATTGGCAGATCGAATGTAGGGAAATCTTCTCTTATCAACATGCTAACCAATCATAAAAACTTAGCCAAAACATCAGGAAAACCTGGAAAAACACAATTAATCAATCACTTTAAAATTAATTTAAATTGGTTTTTAGTCGATTTACCAGGATATGGATATGCGAGAGTTTCTAAAAAAACGAAAGAGGTTTTTCAACAATTTATTACTGATTATTTTGAAAAAAGACAACAACTAGTTTGTGCTTTTGTACTAATTGACATTCGCTTAGAAGCTCAAAAAATAGATTTAGAGTTTATTAATTATTTAGGAGAAACAGAAGTTCCATTTTGTATTATTTTCACAAAAGCTGACAAAATAGGCAAAGTAAAAGCTCAACAAAATGTAGCCGCTTATAAAAAGAAAGTCATGGCGAACGGTTGGGAAGAAATGCCTCAACATTTTATAACTTCGTCATCAGAAGGAATTGGAAGAGATGAATTATTAGCTTTTATAGACCAAATTAATTCCGAATTCAAAAAAGAGCCTTTTTAA
- the mraZ gene encoding division/cell wall cluster transcriptional repressor MraZ encodes MSTIIGTYECKVDAKGRLMLPASLKKQLGSLEDGFVLKRSVFQPCLELYPMDEWNKMMQKINKLNRFVKKNNDFIRRFTAGVKMIEIDATGRVLIPKDLVVFAKIDKDIVLSSAVNIVEIWDKDLYENTIENAADDFADLAEEVMGNLIDDGDGIS; translated from the coding sequence TTGAGTACAATAATTGGAACATATGAATGTAAAGTAGATGCAAAAGGAAGGTTAATGCTTCCAGCTTCTCTAAAGAAACAATTAGGTTCTTTGGAAGATGGTTTTGTGTTAAAACGTTCTGTTTTTCAACCTTGTTTAGAATTGTATCCAATGGATGAATGGAATAAAATGATGCAGAAAATCAACAAGTTAAATCGATTTGTAAAAAAGAATAATGATTTTATTCGTCGATTTACTGCTGGCGTTAAAATGATAGAAATTGATGCAACAGGAAGAGTGTTGATTCCAAAAGATTTAGTTGTTTTTGCAAAAATTGACAAAGATATAGTGTTGTCTTCAGCAGTAAATATTGTTGAAATTTGGGATAAAGATTTGTATGAAAATACAATTGAAAATGCAGCAGACGATTTTGCTGATTTAGCTGAAGAAGTAATGGGTAATTTAATTGATGATGGAGATGGAATATCATAA